TAACACTCTCCGAGAAATCATAATCGGCATTATCTACAACAATCTTATTTCCGGTGGGCTCTTCATGCCTAAGATAGCCATTGTAGGCCTCGCCATAGAATTCCTTTTTTACCGCAAAAGAAATATAAGGACCTGCCTGTACATTCCAACGATTTGAAAGCTGATAGGTAGCTTGAATCGGAACAGACAGATACAGGTTATGTACTTTTGTTGTGATATCGCCCGTATAATAACCTCTCAGCTCCTCTTTTGCATCATTCACCGCATTGAATGTCGTCTTGTATCCTTTAACACTCGCCTCTGTATCCATTCCCTTTCCTTCGAAGACGATTCCCAAAGATACTCCCCATTGGGAATCAATATGATAGTTTGCCCTTGCTCCGACAAAAAAGGGAACATTCGGATTATAGCTTTTAATCTTTCGAATTTCACGTGGCAATGAAAGCGGTGCTGCGCCGCCGATCTTACCGCCTACCGTCACATCGAAACCCAATTTACCCTCATCCGCTGTATTTTCCTGCGCATTGGCAATAGATCCTATCAAAACCATCGCAGCCAGTGCGATTGTATATTTTATTATTTTCATTACTTCTTCGTTACAATTTTGAGATCGTCCACCGTCAACTTACTACCGACAGCACCTATAAAATTATCACCATATTTACTCGAAGACATTACAATCGCAATGCTATAATCCAAATTGGCAACATCAGCTTCGTTTACTTTCGCCGTGTACTTAAATGGCAATGTAAACTTGACAAAATCACCAGCCTTGGTTGCGCCCCCATTTTCCAACCTGGCAATAGCCACAATACTTGGATCTTTTAAAATATTATGTCCCGTCAAATAGGAAACTTTCTTGTTGGGATCAGATTGCGAGTCCATAAGCTGCTTGCGATTATAGAAAACAGCATAGATATCACAGGAATCCTTGGTATTAACAGGTTTCATGTTTTCATCCGTCACCGTTGCGCCAGGACTATACTTATAGTAACCTTCCAAGGCCAGCGGTATCTGATTGAAAGGAAGGCCAAACTGCGTTGCCGATAACGGGTCTGTCAATACAGGTCCTGTATCAAACGCTCCTATAAAAAGATTTCCGGCAGCAATAGGTTTCTTGAACATCGCCCCAAAAGCACCGGTCAACTTCGTTTCCAATAAAGCCGCTTTCGTTCCTGAATGTGCATCCGAACTCGTTTTAGTGGGATATGATTCGGGGTCCTTGGTACCTCCTCCTAAGCTCAATGTCAAGGAGAAACTTGGATTTCCGGAAGCCCAATTATAGAAATCCTGGCCATCAATTTTATTGTAAAATATGGTGTATTTATCATCCTTATCAATCGCCGTATCTTCAAAACCATATGCTGTTGGAACAAATCCACCATCTGTTTTCACAATTTTAATCAGGTAGTTTTTTGTAAACTGATGATCTTCGGACGTAACTTTATAATATACGCCGTTTTTTAGCAATTCATCAACAATTACTTTATTCACATCCTGAGTTCCGGCAGGCATTTTCAAAGAATCCTTCAAAAGCTCAATGGAGGCACCAGGAGTCAGGTCAAAAGTCATATTCAATTTGGTAAGATCATGAATATTGGGCTGAAGGTAAAGTGTAACTTGCGTATTTGAGATGACCGGGTTCAGCAAAAAGATATCTTCATCGGCATGAACAGCGATAATATCCGCTTCCATATTGAGCGCTTCTTCCTTTATACAACTTCCCAAACTGAAAAGAAGCATAAAACAGATTATCCACGAGTAACTTCGTGTTCGTTTCATAAAAATAATATTTAGTGTAAATTTATCGACCAATGCTTTGAGCAATGCATTGATTTTAGCAAAGCTACCAATCCTAGCCTCAAAAAAAGTCATTTAAACACCTTTTTCTGAATAGACAACTAATTCTTTACACACAAAGTCCGGTTATAGCCCTTTGACTTCCGATCTGATTTTACTGGGCAGACTTTCAACAATAAGCTGATAGCTGTGTAAAATCAATTCCTCTAGCTTTCTATCATCAATCTCTTGGTTGGCAACCACGGTATTCCAGTGCTTTTTATTCATGTGATAGCCCGGCAGTACGGTATGCTCATAGCGTTCCCGCAATTCAATGGCCCTTTCGGGGTTACACTTAACATTAAATCGTAATCCATCAACCTGATCCAGGCCTACCAACAAAAAAATCTTACCGCCTACCTTAAATACCAATGTATCTGGCCCAAAGGGAGTCTCCTCCATCACCGGCCCAATCGATAAACAATAATCTCTTAGATCCTCAATATTCATATTTTTTTAGTTTTAGTTGTCGCTCAAGCAAACTGAAAAAGCCACCATAAAAATGGTCCATAATTCATATAAAGCTAACAAAAACACTGGATCGTTTTACTTAAATCTTTTGATCTTTCGCAAAGGTGACATTAGGGTTATTTGCCCTAAAGAAATTACGTTACGCCGAAAATAGATCCAAAATAAACTGGAACTAGACAATAGCAAGAGTCAGATAACTTCAGCCTTTACAGGGATTAGCGACGGACATAAAACGTAGCTTCAGCGGTACTTCTTCGCTTGCAACCGAAGAAGTACCGAACAAGTACCGAGGAAGCACCGAACAAGCTCCGACTAATCTCCGAATATCGTATACTTATCTTACCCGGAAATAGGTTTAAATAGCTCCGGGTTTAACAGCAGTTTTTCAAACCATGCTCAGGAAAGACCAGGTCTATTCCTGAGATGATGATCCGGTTAAACTTAAAAATTGCCAGTCTATTATAAGGATGTAATTTTCTTATTTTTCGAGCAGTGCCTGGATTTCCTTTTGGATTTCGGTTCCTTTATCGGCATTGTACCACTTTTGAATCTCCTCTTTGATTTCGGAGAAATCTGCCCCTTGCGCTTTCATATGCAAAAACAGCTCCTGGCAGGCTTGAGGTCTTGGGCCCCAGACAGCCAAATCCTGCCCCTGTTCGTTACGTATCACCAGAATTGGAATAGATTTGCCTCCGTTTGTTAGATAAGAATCGATCAGAAACGGAGCACTATCACGCAGTTGGATATCCACTGTGATATTGGGATTTTTTGAGGCCATCTTCGCCAACATAGGTACCGAATGCGCCGCATCCCCGCACCAAGGTTCAGTAATAATGATCCATTGTTGCTTTTCAGTAATTGACTCAACAAATTGTTCAAAAGTCGACGTTGGTTCGAAGCGTTTTAACCAACGGCCCATTCTTGTCCAGTTCATTTTTGTGTACTGATAATATTCATCATCTTGATAGGTCGGGTGATTCTCAGGATGATTTAAGATATCTTCGAATTGTTGTAAGTAATTTTCAAACGTCATAATACCAATTTTGTGCAAAGGTAAATTTTACTTCCAACTTTCTCAAACAACCTTCCGCCAACAATCTGTATTGAATGCAATAAAAAATAGGATGCTCAAAAAGTACATGTACAGCAAGAAAAAATGTGATTTCCTCTACCTTATATACCAAAGATTTTACATTCAGAAGAGATGTTTTACA
The Sphingobacterium multivorum genome window above contains:
- a CDS encoding porin family protein, with product MKIIKYTIALAAMVLIGSIANAQENTADEGKLGFDVTVGGKIGGAAPLSLPREIRKIKSYNPNVPFFVGARANYHIDSQWGVSLGIVFEGKGMDTEASVKGYKTTFNAVNDAKEELRGYYTGDITTKVHNLYLSVPIQATYQLSNRWNVQAGPYISFAVKKEFYGEAYNGYLRHEEPTGNKIVVDNADYDFSESVRSIDVGMSLGAHYAIDKRFFALAQLDYGFNNIMKTGFESISFGLHNIFMNVGIGYKLK
- a CDS encoding PCMD domain-containing protein, which gives rise to MKRTRSYSWIICFMLLFSLGSCIKEEALNMEADIIAVHADEDIFLLNPVISNTQVTLYLQPNIHDLTKLNMTFDLTPGASIELLKDSLKMPAGTQDVNKVIVDELLKNGVYYKVTSEDHQFTKNYLIKIVKTDGGFVPTAYGFEDTAIDKDDKYTIFYNKIDGQDFYNWASGNPSFSLTLSLGGGTKDPESYPTKTSSDAHSGTKAALLETKLTGAFGAMFKKPIAAGNLFIGAFDTGPVLTDPLSATQFGLPFNQIPLALEGYYKYSPGATVTDENMKPVNTKDSCDIYAVFYNRKQLMDSQSDPNKKVSYLTGHNILKDPSIVAIARLENGGATKAGDFVKFTLPFKYTAKVNEADVANLDYSIAIVMSSSKYGDNFIGAVGSKLTVDDLKIVTKK
- a CDS encoding MmcQ/YjbR family DNA-binding protein, whose amino-acid sequence is MNIEDLRDYCLSIGPVMEETPFGPDTLVFKVGGKIFLLVGLDQVDGLRFNVKCNPERAIELRERYEHTVLPGYHMNKKHWNTVVANQEIDDRKLEELILHSYQLIVESLPSKIRSEVKGL
- a CDS encoding thioredoxin family protein — translated: MTFENYLQQFEDILNHPENHPTYQDDEYYQYTKMNWTRMGRWLKRFEPTSTFEQFVESITEKQQWIIITEPWCGDAAHSVPMLAKMASKNPNITVDIQLRDSAPFLIDSYLTNGGKSIPILVIRNEQGQDLAVWGPRPQACQELFLHMKAQGADFSEIKEEIQKWYNADKGTEIQKEIQALLEK